The following is a genomic window from Armatimonadota bacterium.
GTTGACGCTGTACGTGACGTAACTGCGGTGGCCGCGGGCGTCGGCAAGCGTGAGTTCTGCATCCGGCACGCGCAGGATCACCGGCTGGCCGAGGGCATCCGGCACCGTGATCGTGACATATCCGCGCAGGCTGCCCTGCCGCACGTGGCCGACAATGACGTATGCGGCGACCAGGGCGATTGACACCCACAGCAACGTGCGCCGGTACTCGCCCACGCGCGTGAACTTGGAGAATGCTTCGAAGACTGCCACCCCCGCCGCGCCGCACGCCGCTGCGCCGAGCAGGATCGTCGCGGTGACGGATTCGCCCTCGCTGACCAGCACCAGCGCGACGCCGCCGGGCGCACCGACCAGCCCCGCCAGCGCGCCCGCCAACGGGAACCCCTTGGCCTGGAACGAAGCGGCGATGACGCCCGCGACAAAGATGATGACGCCGAACGCATACGGCAGTTGCCCCCACAGCGCCGCGTCACGGCCGATGAGCTGCGGGCTGGTCAGCAGGCGAAAGATCCAGACATAGGCGAACGCCCCGAGGACGAGCGCGACGGTTGCCGAGAGCGCGCCGAGTCCCACCTGGACGCGATGGCTGAGGCGCTGTCCGGGGACGTGGACGGCGTGGAGATGCGGGGCGGCTGCCCGCGGGCGGTTTTCCGGCGCGCCTGCTTCGCCCTCTCTTCCTTCTCCCGCGGAGTCCTTCCTCAACTCGCGGAGTAGGGCTTTGGACTTCTCGTGGTTGGGATCCTTTTCGAGGGCGGCGCGCACCTGTTTGAGCGCCTCATCGGTGCGGCCGGCCGCACGATAAGCAACCGCCAGATTGTAGCGTGCGCCGGTGCGGCCCGAGTCAAGCCACACCGCCCGCTCGAAGTGATGGCCGGCCAGCTCGTACTCCTGCTTGCGCATGTACGCCGCGCCGAGCAGGCTGTGCGCCTCGTAGCTCTTCGGGTCGCGCTCGATAGCTCGGTCGAGCGATTCGATCGCCTGATCCGGCAGGCCTTCCTTGAGCAGGGCCGAGGCTGCGCTGACGAGAGCGCTCGTCGCCGAGGTGACGGAAGCCCCGCACTCCGGGCACTTGTCACCGTCGAATTCCGCATTGCAGACAGGGCAGATCATCTCTCCGTACTACACCCGCATTACTCGTACCAGTCGCGGCCGGTGAAACCTCCCGGGTAGCGGCCGCACATGACAGCTCGGGGTCGTCCATGAACCGCCGCACGCACCGCGCGTGCAGTCCAGACTCCTCGGGAATCACCCACGCCAAACGGTCAAAGCCGGCGCCATACATCGCCGGCGCCGGCGGGTCGCGACTGTGCCTGTGTCTGTATTGTACCCCTAATCGGGGCGGATTCCTCACGTCCGGAGCGGACGAGGCGACATTGCCTGCGGCCGCTGTCGAAGCCTGCTCATTCGGCACGCGCGGCGCGTTTCCCTTCTCGCCCGGCGCGCCTACGGGTACGCGCGCACTTCGTACACCCGCGCGTGGTTCGCGCCGTGCGTCGCGAGCACGTCGAGGCGCAGCGCGCTCATTTCCCGTCGCCGAAACGCGTGGCGGCGAAAGCGCTGGTAATTCCCCTGAACCGCGACGACCGGCCGCCAACCTGCCGCGGTGCGCGCGAGAATCCGGTAGTCCCGCACCAGCAGCGGCGAGACCGTCTGCGGATAATGGCGGTTACGCGTGCGCCCGAGGTCGCCGTCGAAAGCAACCTGCACCATGCCCACGCGGCGCCGCTCCCCGAAGTCCACCTCGACCGACTGCGGCAGGCCCTCCGCGGAGCGCCACTGGTGGGTGGGTGTTTCGTCGCATTGCCGGTTCACCCCATCAATGATGTTCTGGGCGGGATGGTCGGGATGCTCGCTCGACGCGCGCACCGCAGCCGCGCGTCCCAGGTCCGCGGGGTCGGCGTTGGGGAGATTCAGGACGGTCGCATCTTCGCGCAGCAGGAGTTGCTGCAGCTCCCCAATGTGGCGGTGGTAGATGTCGCGCGGGGTGGCGCCGTGCTCCTTGCACAGGAACGCCGCCGCGCCCACGGCCTGGCCGGTGGTGGCGAGCGTCTTCATCACGCGGTACGAGCCGAGGGCGACCCGCGTCCCCGAGATGAGCCGCCCCGCAAGCATCAGGTTGGCGACGTCGCGCGAGTAGAGGCAGCGAAACGGTATCGAATACAGCGGCGGCGTGCCGTAGAAGCGAACGCGACATTTCGTCCCCTCATCGTTGATCTCGTGCAGGTCCACCGCGCGGCCGCCGTACGCGACGCGGTCGGGGAAGTCGGGCGCGTCGAACAGGTCTTGCTGTGACAGGATGTAGTCGCCGATGAAGCGACGGCTCTCGCGCTTGCCCATGTACGGGCTGACCCAGAACAGCTCGAAGTTCTCGGCGCCGTGGTCGCCGCGGTTTTTGAGATGATCCACGATCCCATGCACCATCCGCACCAGGCCGCGGTAGATCTCGGCTTCGTCCTCGACCGTGTCGAGATGACCGCCGTACTCGGCGGTCCAGATCAGCGGCAAGTCAATACTTGGATCCCACGCGGAGTGATAGCCCATGGGCAGGTCTTCGTCCGTCTCGTACACCGGCGTGCCGGGCGGCGGGAGGTACTCGATGGGCCGGCCGGCGTTGCGCATGATGAACATCAGCGCGTTGCCCATGGTCCTGCGGTCGGCGGCTTCCGGTGCGAAGGACTCCTCGAACTCCGAGCGCGCCTCGCGGCCCATGCAGTACGATGCCCCCGCCGACGCCGCGACCTGGCCGTCGCCGCTGGCGTCAATGAACGCGTGGCGCGCGCGCAGGTTGAGGCGGCGCTTCGAGAGCATGTCCTCGGCGATGACGGAGGTGATGCGGCCGTCGCGGGTGCGCGCGGCGACAGCGAGCGTCTTGAGATAGACCTGGACGCCGGCGGCTTCGCAGAACTCGAGCAGGATCTCGCTCCAGCGGCTGTTGAAGTAGCTTGGCTGGCCGCCGCCGGGCGGCATGAAGGCGCCGCGCACGACGGCTTCCGCCTCCAGCTCCTCGACGACGCCGGTCTCGTTGCCGTAGGTGTGGTTCGAACTCGCGCCCTCGATGTGGAGACGGAACGCGGAATTCGAGTTGCCGCCGAGCACGAGTTCGCGCTCGACCAACGCGGTATTGCAGCCCAGGCGCGCGGCCTGCATCGCCGCACACACGCCCGCCAGCCCGCCGCCGATGACCACCACGTCGTGAGTGCGCGTCATGTGCTGAATCCCCTTGATTCCCCCTCGCATCCGAGATCGAATGGGGCGCCGGCCTACGTGATCACCCTGACCCGGCCTCTCCCTGTAAGGAAGAGGAGTCGCGCCCAGATGGACGTGCGGCCTTCGGGAGGTACGCGCACAGCGGCTCCTCGGCCATGAAGTCGCCGGTGTGCGCGAAGGCGCGCGCGCGGCAGCCGCCGCAGATGCGCTTGAACTCGCACCGCCCGCACTTGCCCTCGATCATGTCGTCGTCGCGCAGCGCGCGCAGCACCGCCGAATCGCGCCAGATCCGCGCCAGCGGCGTGACCCTCACACTCCCCGCCGGCAGCGGCAGATAACCGCACGGGCATACGTCGCCCCGGCTGGAGATGAAGCAGAAGGCTCTCCCGGCGAGACATCCGCGGGTCATGGCGTCGAGGGCGGGTGCCGACGCAGTCCCGCGCTCCGCCGGATTCTGAGCGGCGACGCGGCAGTAGTGCGGCATATCGGTCGGCTTTATCGCCAGGCGATCTTGCAGTTCGACCGCGCGGCGCCGCACGTGCAGCATCATCTCCTCGCACTGCTCCGGGGTCAGCCGCTGCTCGGCGAGCGCCTCGCCCCGTCCCGTCTCGACGAGCAGGAACGGATGGAACGCAACCGCACCGAGTTCGAGCGCGAGGTCAATCAGCGCGTCGAGGTGATTCACGTTGAGCGCGCTGATCGTGGTGTTGACCTGACACTCGACGCCGGCCTCGCGCAGCAGGCGCAGAGCGCGTACCGCGGCGTCGAAGGCGCCGGGTACGCCGCGGAATTCGTCGTGCAGTTCGGCGGTCGGGAAATCGAGGCTGATCGCCGCGCGCTCGATCCCGCACTCGCGCATGCGGGCGGCGACTTCGGCGTCGACGTGCAAGCCGTTCGGCGCCATCGTCACGCGTATGCCGGCGGCTGTCGCGCGCGCCGCGAGGTCCGGCCAATCCGGCCGCAGCAGCGGATCCCCGCCGGTCAGGATAAGCAGGCGCGTTCCCGCCTCGGCCAGTTGTTCGACGACCGCGAGAGCCTCGTCGGGCGTCAGTTCCTGAGGGTCGGCTTCAGCGGTCGCCGCGGCGCGGCAGTGCTTGCACGCCAGGTCGCAGCGACCGGTGATTTCCCAGGCGACTATGCGCGGCGGCGGGAGGCCGCCGCCGCGTTCGCGCTCGTGCCGCTGCGTCACCGCGCTCCCATCGCCACCGGCCCCGACGCGCAGCATGTGCCACGCGCGGCGCTCGCAAACGGCAGCGCCGTGTGCGCCATCGCCATCGGCTGAATGCGCCGCGCGAGATCCGTCATCCCGTCGACGATAACCGGCCCCAGGGTCGGGCCGAAGAACGACATCTCGGCCTCGTACTCGCCGCGCTCGTAGTCCTCGCGCGCGAGGATGTAGGCGATCTCGTCATTGGCCAAGCCGACGACCACGGGCAGGTCGAAGGCGAACTGCCGCGCGCGGGCCTCGATCTCGAGGCCGACCTCAGCGGTGGCTTCGCCCGGCACTCCGAGCAGCAGGACGTCGCTGATGCGCATCGCCATGATCGGCACGCGGCGGGTTTCGATATCAACCGTCGGCTCGGGCAGCTTCAACTCGCCGAGCACGCTGGCCAGCGCCACCTGACGGCGCATCTGCGCCTCCCCGGCGATGCGCACCACCTCCTGCGCCATGCGCGTGCCGTATGCTTCGGCGCGCGGATAGCCCTGCGGCAGCCGGTCATCCTGGTCCGGGTTTTGATCGCCCAGCGGGCCGTTGGCGATCATCGCCACCCCGCCGCGGGACGATTCGATCGTGCGCAACATGTACCCGACGAAATCCGCCGAGAACTCGCGGTTGTCATCATCCAGGAACACCGGATGCGTGCCGAAGTTGGCGAGCAGAGCGATCGGCTTGTCGTCGGCGCCGTCAATGCGCAGCACCGCCACCCCCGGATCGGTCANNNNNNNNNNNNNNNNNNNNNNNNNNNNNNNNNNNNNNNNNNNNNNNNNNNNNNNNNNNNNNNNNNNNNNNNNNNNNNNNNNNNNNNNNNNNNNNNNNNNACCTCGGCGAGCCGCGCGTCGTGCGCCTGGGCAACCGGGATGCGGTGGAGCCATTTTCTGTCGCCTGATAGCGCGTAACACGGAGTTGACCGATGATTCATGTTCGGAAGCCTCAGCGGCTTGCTGCGGCAGTGCTCGTCGGGCTGTGGGTCGCCTGCGCTGCTGGGGCAGCGAGTGACGCATTCCGCCCCGCCGCGATGCCGGATGGCGCGATGGCGACGGATTACATGCGCATCCTGTCGCGCTTCCCGATCTACGCCGAGCGCGGGTGGCACGATAACTATCAGGGCTTCGAGGGCGTCGGCTACTTCGGCGACGGCGAAAGCGACGAGAACGGCCAGCGTACGCTCGCGAACTTCATCCTGACCTACGCGCTGCTCGCGACCGAGCCGGGATACGACGCCGCCGTTTCCGGCATGTCCCAGGCGCGGATCGCAGAGCACGCGCTCGCGGCGATCCGTTACTGGATGCGCACCCACCTCACCCAGGACCTGAAATGCACCGACGGCCGCCCGTGGGGGCATCACTGGCAGTCGTCGTGGTGGACCTCCAAGGCGCTGACGGGGGCGGACCTCCTGTGGGATCGCCTGTCGGAATCGGAGAGAACGCGCCTCGCCGAGGTCGTCAGCAGCGAGGCCGACCGCCTGTGCTACATCGAAATCCCGACCGGCGAGTACGGCGACACGAAATCCGAGGAGAATGCCTGGTACAGCGAGACGCTGGCGTGGGCGATATGCCTGTACCCGCAGCACCCGCACGCGGCGATGTGGCGGGAGCGGTTCAACGCGTTCTGCATGAATACGCTGTCGGTGGCGGCGGATCTGAACGACGCCAGCGCCGTCGAAGGACGCCGGGTGGCGGAATGGGTCGCCGGCGCCAACATCCATTCCGACTTCACCATCGAGAACCACGGGTTCTTCCACATCTGCTACATGGCGTGCCCGCTGCACTCGCTGGCGTGGGATGTCTATGTCTTCCGGCGGTTCGGGCACGAGCCGCCGCCGCCGGTGTTTCACCACGTGCGCGACGTGTGGGAGACGCTGCGCCGATTCGCGCTGTGGGAGGGCCGATTCGCGTACGTCGGGGGCAAGGATTGGCCGCGCTACGCGTACGGGCTGTACTTCATGATTCCCGCGCTGGTTGTGCAGCAGCAGTACCACGGCGACGCGACGGCGAGATTGATAGAAACTCAACGCGTGGCGGCGTTCGAGTTCGAGCAGTGCCATTGGGCGGATGGGTCGTTCTTTTCGGGGCGCTTCACCCACGGCGTGATGGGCGGCTGGCCGGCGGAATGGAACAGCGACTGCGCGTGCATGCTGGGCATGGCCTATCTGCTGCACAAGCAGGCCGATCACTGGCCGCAGCCGGCGTCCGCGGCGCAATTGGACGAAGCCGCGGGCGGCGTGCTGTTGAGCCGCGAATCGGGACAGGTGAGTTTACGCGGCGCCAACCGTTTCGCGGGGGTAAGCTACCGGGCGCGCGGCGGGCCCCTGCAGGTGACCTTCGGCGCACGCGGCGCCGAAGACATGATGGAGTGGGACACCAACCTCAACGGGAGATACACCGCGGCCGGATTTGACTACACCCAGCGCATCGAGCGCCATGCGGAGACTCCGTTCGCCGGCGGTTTCGCGATCGCCGCGCGGATGCTGGAGGGCCGGCGCGAGGTCGTCGAGCGCCGCGCGGACGGCGGGGTGGCGCGCGCCCTGCGCCTGAGCGACGCCAACTCATTCGTCGGCGCGATCCGCACGCCGCATCATCCGCTGCTGGCGCGCCCGCATCGCATCACTGCCCTCGATGGCATGGCGACGCTCGACACGATTGAGTACGCATCGCCGGAGTGGCGCGTGCTGGCGGCGGACGTGGAGGGCAGGCCTGCGATCATGCAGGCGCGGATCGGCAAGGGCACCATGGTCATCTCCATGGCCGAGATCGCCGGGGATTACGTGGCCGGCAAGCCGACCGGAAAGCTGTTCGAGAACCTGGTCGCGCTCCTGCGCGGGCAAGGGCCGCGGCTCGGCTACGTGCCGGTCGAGCAGATCGGCCGCCAGGCGCTGGATCGCGCCGGGGTGCGATACGAGGTCGTGCGCGACGTTACCGGCGCGGATCTCTCGGTGTACGACGCGATGTTCGTTGATCGCAGCAGCACGCGCGAGTTGGATGCCGCTTGGCCGCGGCTGATGGAATACGTGCGCGGGGGCGGATTCCTGTTCAAGCTGTGCCTGCAAGATGCGGGGTGGCGCCCGGAGTGGCTGGCGGCGACCGCGATCGAGCACGCGTTCACGCACGACATCGCTATCGCCGCCTTGCCCGACGACCGCACGCTGATTCGCTACGATCGGCGCACCGCCGCGGACGCCGTCGAGGTCACCCGCCGCGCCGGCCTGCGCTGGCACGTCGTCAATGACATCTTCAACGGCAACATGCGGACCTTCCATCACGAGAACGGCGCCGCAGTGGTCTTCGGCGTACCCGATGAGGCCGGCGCGCGGGCGCGGACGATTCCCCTGCCGGGGCGCTGGCTCAACGTGGACAACCGCGTCGGGCTGGCGGTTCTGTCGGGCGAGGGGCAGATCGCGCTGTACGACAGCGTCGAGCGCCGCGCGGGCGCGTCATCCATCTGCTTCGAGGACGTGTTCCTCCCGTACTCCGATGAGGCCGTGCCCTGCGCGCGCGGCGAGGTCGTGCAGGAGACGGTGGTGGCGCTGTTGGCGGGCGCGGATGGCGAAGAGACGCGGCGGTATGCCGAGGCCGCGCCGTGTCGCATCGCCGAGCGCAGCGAGGACGCGGTTGCCCTTGAGATCACCGCCCCTTCGGGTGAGCGCTATCTGATACGCGCCGACTTCGCGCGAGGTGAAGTGAGCTGTCATCCCGCCGGCGGATGAGGTCTTCCGTCCCCGCCGCGTGTTGACGGCGGTCGCGTGGGCGTTGTGATTTCCGTGTCGTATGCAACCTTTTGCGCGGGATTGGTATCATTGTTATGAACGCGCCGCGCGGGAATGGGGCGCGAAGCTGAGGAGCGTATGGCGGCCGAGTCAACCGATGGAGACCTCGTCGGCCTGACGCGCGGGGGAGATACGGAGGCGTACGGCACGCTGGTGGCGAGGTACCAGGGCCACGTCTACGGCCTGGCGTACAGCTTGGTCGGCAACTGGGCGGATGCGCAGGACATCGCCCAGGAGACGTTCATCCGGGCGTACGTCAATCTCGATCAGCTGCGCGAGCCGCCGCGCTTCGCCGCGTGGCTGCGGCGGGTGACGTTCAGCGTGGCGATGAGGTGGCTCAAGGCGTTTCGGCCGGGTCTGTTCAAGCAGCTCGACGGGCAGGTTGACCTCGACAGCCTGGAGATTCCGGACTTCCGCCCCGGGCCGCCGGAGGTGGTGGAGCGGCGCGAGTTGGCGGAGGCGGTGCAGCGCGCGATCGCATCGCTGCCGCCGAAGTACCGCGTGCCGCTGACGATGTTCCACCTCGACGGCCTGTCATACGACAAGGTCGCCGACTTCCTCGACATCCCTCTGGGCACGGCCAAGTCCCTGATTCACCGAGCCAGGGCGAAGCTCAAGGGCGCCCTGGCAACCTATGCGGCGGAGGAGATAACACCTGTGGTGCAAGAGGTTTTCGACGAGCACAAGCTGCCTGCGGAGTTCGCCCGGAAGGTGCTGGAGAAGGTGCCGACGCTGGGCTGGGGCAGGGGGCGGGAGTGTACCTTCGCGGGGGCGCTGGAGGCGGCGCTGGCGGTGACCAAGCATCCCTACTCATACACCGACATCATGGGCTTCACCGGCTTGGCATTTCGCGTGCGGTGGTTCTGCGGCAACGAGCGGGGCCGGTGGTGCCCATCGTCGGCGGTGGGAGAGATGCCGGAGGCGGCAGAGGCCTTTACCAAGGCCACCGGCTGGCCGATTCGCTGGGGATTCTTGGCGGCGAACGATCCGTCCAACGTGGAACGCCTGACGGCCGAAATCATGGCTTCGATTGACGCGGGGCGGCCGGTGCTCGCGTACGAGCCGCGGCTCAACATGGACGTGGTATACGGCTACGAGGACGGCGGCAAGATGCTGCTGCTGCGCGATTACTTCCAGGGCGAAGATCCGCTGCGACTCCCGCCTTCGAAACTCGGCTTCCTGATCGCGTTCGTGGGCGAGCGCGGCAAGGCCTTGTCGCACCGCGCGGCGGTGATCGAGGGACTGCGAATCGCGGTGCGGAACTGGAAGCGCGAGCGGCATGCCGAAGGCCCCGGCGAGTACTGGTACGGCGCCGCGGCCTTTGCCCGCTGGATCGAGGATCTCGCGGACGGGAAGCTCTCGACCGACGAGAAGAAGCTCTTCCATCACGTCAACTGGTGGAACTTCAACACGATGGCTGACGCCAGGCGCGCCGCCGTGGCATTCCTGCGCGAGGCGTCCGGGGGATTGAACGGCGACGCCGGCGCCGCGCTCTCTCGCGCAGCCGATCTCTACGAGCAGGAGAGCGATCTCTTCGGGCAGGTATTCGCGAGCAAAGACGCCTTCCTCAGCCCGTCGAGCGGGAAATCGCTGCGGAGCTGGACTGCGCGCGTGCGCCGCCGCGAGCAAGAGATCCTGTCCGAGGCGCGGAAGATCGAGGACGCCGCGATCTCGGAGATCGAGAAGGCGCTCGCGGCGATCGCGTAGGCGGCGAGCGCGGGGCGCGCATGAAGCTGTCGCTCGGCGCAAGCGAGACGCTTGCGCCACTATGATCGCGGGTCACGCGCCGCGTCTGCCGGCAAGCGCTTCCTCATAGTACCGATCCGCGGTCGTGAAGCGGATACCCGTATCCTTTGCGTAGGTGATGAAGTCCCGCAGCCACGTGCTCTTGTGCTCGAAGCTCTGGCGAGTAGCACAGCCGTGGTCGTGCGAGCAGGCGCTCCACACCAGGTCATCCTGCGCGACACGCCGGGCGACGGTCCTCAGGTGAGCCTGGTACGTGTCATCCGGGCCGGGGCGCGCGAACATGCGCCAGTAGAAGTCGTCCTGGTAATCGTGGACGAGGATCTCGAGCACGTCG
Proteins encoded in this region:
- a CDS encoding tetratricopeptide repeat protein — encoded protein: MICPVCNAEFDGDKCPECGASVTSATSALVSAASALLKEGLPDQAIESLDRAIERDPKSYEAHSLLGAAYMRKQEYELAGHHFERAVWLDSGRTGARYNLAVAYRAAGRTDEALKQVRAALEKDPNHEKSKALLRELRKDSAGEGREGEAGAPENRPRAAAPHLHAVHVPGQRLSHRVQVGLGALSATVALVLGAFAYVWIFRLLTSPQLIGRDAALWGQLPYAFGVIIFVAGVIAASFQAKGFPLAGALAGLVGAPGGVALVLVSEGESVTATILLGAAACGAAGVAVFEAFSKFTRVGEYRRTLLWVSIALVAAYVIVGHVRQGSLRGYVTITVPDALGQPVILRVPDAELTLADARGHRSYVTYSVNARESKRPAAANGSYRLRGMPVGHYTLSGVDPDSGALWQGDVWVDYAIVGGDEKEIPLLMPLEKVEHNPRLRF
- a CDS encoding FAD-dependent oxidoreductase, with the translated sequence MTRTHDVVVIGGGLAGVCAAMQAARLGCNTALVERELVLGGNSNSAFRLHIEGASSNHTYGNETGVVEELEAEAVVRGAFMPPGGGQPSYFNSRWSEILLEFCEAAGVQVYLKTLAVAARTRDGRITSVIAEDMLSKRRLNLRARHAFIDASGDGQVAASAGASYCMGREARSEFEESFAPEAADRRTMGNALMFIMRNAGRPIEYLPPPGTPVYETDEDLPMGYHSAWDPSIDLPLIWTAEYGGHLDTVEDEAEIYRGLVRMVHGIVDHLKNRGDHGAENFELFWVSPYMGKRESRRFIGDYILSQQDLFDAPDFPDRVAYGGRAVDLHEINDEGTKCRVRFYGTPPLYSIPFRCLYSRDVANLMLAGRLISGTRVALGSYRVMKTLATTGQAVGAAAFLCKEHGATPRDIYHRHIGELQQLLLREDATVLNLPNADPADLGRAAAVRASSEHPDHPAQNIIDGVNRQCDETPTHQWRSAEGLPQSVEVDFGERRRVGMVQVAFDGDLGRTRNRHYPQTVSPLLVRDYRILARTAAGWRPVVAVQGNYQRFRRHAFRRREMSALRLDVLATHGANHARVYEVRAYP
- a CDS encoding radical SAM protein, which produces MTQRHERERGGGLPPPRIVAWEITGRCDLACKHCRAAATAEADPQELTPDEALAVVEQLAEAGTRLLILTGGDPLLRPDWPDLAARATAAGIRVTMAPNGLHVDAEVAARMRECGIERAAISLDFPTAELHDEFRGVPGAFDAAVRALRLLREAGVECQVNTTISALNVNHLDALIDLALELGAVAFHPFLLVETGRGEALAEQRLTPEQCEEMMLHVRRRAVELQDRLAIKPTDMPHYCRVAAQNPAERGTASAPALDAMTRGCLAGRAFCFISSRGDVCPCGYLPLPAGSVRVTPLARIWRDSAVLRALRDDDMIEGKCGRCEFKRICGGCRARAFAHTGDFMAEEPLCAYLPKAARPSGRDSSSLQGEAGSG
- a CDS encoding sigma-70 family RNA polymerase sigma factor, producing the protein MAAESTDGDLVGLTRGGDTEAYGTLVARYQGHVYGLAYSLVGNWADAQDIAQETFIRAYVNLDQLREPPRFAAWLRRVTFSVAMRWLKAFRPGLFKQLDGQVDLDSLEIPDFRPGPPEVVERRELAEAVQRAIASLPPKYRVPLTMFHLDGLSYDKVADFLDIPLGTAKSLIHRARAKLKGALATYAAEEITPVVQEVFDEHKLPAEFARKVLEKVPTLGWGRGRECTFAGALEAALAVTKHPYSYTDIMGFTGLAFRVRWFCGNERGRWCPSSAVGEMPEAAEAFTKATGWPIRWGFLAANDPSNVERLTAEIMASIDAGRPVLAYEPRLNMDVVYGYEDGGKMLLLRDYFQGEDPLRLPPSKLGFLIAFVGERGKALSHRAAVIEGLRIAVRNWKRERHAEGPGEYWYGAAAFARWIEDLADGKLSTDEKKLFHHVNWWNFNTMADARRAAVAFLREASGGLNGDAGAALSRAADLYEQESDLFGQVFASKDAFLSPSSGKSLRSWTARVRRREQEILSEARKIEDAAISEIEKALAAIA